Proteins encoded in a region of the Paenibacillus sp. E222 genome:
- a CDS encoding RNA polymerase sigma factor, whose translation MTESIEDSRLMRQIAERDASALELLYDRYERAVYSFAYRIVGDPMTAEETVQELFLRVWNNAERYEASQGKLTTWMFAITRNIAVDMLRRKSKSAATTSVENETLAAYADEHTNTEEEIERKWEGVRIKEALSQLNGDQQQVIESIYYAGLTQQEVSSRFGIPLGTVKSRVRLAMRQLQKLLADAEMHPDAGREGIHP comes from the coding sequence ATGACTGAATCAATAGAGGACAGCAGGTTGATGCGGCAGATTGCAGAGCGAGATGCTTCTGCACTGGAGCTTTTATATGACCGCTACGAGCGGGCGGTGTATTCTTTTGCTTATCGGATCGTTGGTGATCCAATGACAGCAGAAGAGACTGTCCAGGAATTATTCCTGCGGGTTTGGAACAATGCTGAACGATATGAGGCCTCACAGGGGAAGCTGACCACGTGGATGTTCGCCATAACGCGCAACATTGCAGTGGACATGCTGAGGCGAAAATCCAAAAGCGCAGCTACAACCTCAGTGGAGAACGAAACACTGGCGGCCTATGCCGATGAACATACAAATACAGAAGAAGAAATAGAGCGCAAGTGGGAAGGTGTCCGAATCAAGGAAGCCCTGTCCCAGTTGAATGGTGACCAGCAACAGGTCATTGAATCGATCTATTATGCAGGTTTAACCCAACAAGAGGTATCCAGCAGATTCGGGATTCCGCTGGGTACAGTAAAGAGCCGTGTCAGGCTTGCGATGCGGCAGCTTCAGAAGCTGCTCGCCGATGCTGAAATGCATCCGGACGCGGGAAGGGAGGGCATACATCCATGA
- a CDS encoding YjcZ family sporulation protein — MSEVGGVGYGGWTSTGAILVLFILLVIITKSFWV, encoded by the coding sequence ATGAGCGAAGTTGGAGGCGTAGGATACGGCGGCTGGACATCGACTGGTGCAATCTTGGTTCTGTTCATTCTCCTTGTCATTATCACTAAATCTTTCTGGGTATAA
- a CDS encoding YjcZ family sporulation protein yields MSGVVGGVGYGVGGAWTSTGAILVLFILLVIISKAFLI; encoded by the coding sequence ATGAGTGGAGTAGTTGGAGGAGTAGGTTACGGTGTTGGCGGAGCATGGACATCGACTGGCGCCATTTTGGTACTCTTCATCCTGTTGGTCATCATCTCTAAAGCATTCCTGATCTAA
- a CDS encoding MTH1187 family thiamine-binding protein, giving the protein MAIAEVTVIPIGTGTTSLSSYVADMQKVLENQRGITYQLTSMSTIIEGPLNEVFTAIAALHEAPFLSGAQRVSTSVKIDDRRDKPDASSVQKLQSVQEKLASRQARPN; this is encoded by the coding sequence ATGGCAATAGCAGAAGTGACCGTAATTCCAATTGGCACCGGGACAACCAGCTTGAGCAGTTATGTGGCAGACATGCAGAAAGTATTGGAAAACCAGCGGGGCATTACATATCAGTTGACCTCCATGAGTACCATTATCGAAGGCCCGCTCAATGAAGTATTTACAGCCATTGCGGCTCTGCATGAAGCTCCGTTTCTATCGGGAGCTCAGCGTGTCTCCACCTCCGTCAAGATTGACGATCGTCGTGACAAACCGGATGCCTCCAGTGTGCAGAAGCTGCAATCGGTTCAGGAGAAACTGGCATCCCGTCAGGCACGGCCGAACTAA
- a CDS encoding ribonucleoside-diphosphate reductase subunit alpha yields the protein MPQVVTKPNNRQLAFDDMRISVYADRILEGLDMLDKERLVRGVNSKLRRDEVTGDEISNAFMMSALELVTKEEPNWKFAAARSLLTSLYKKAATNRRYKSYPEEPYGAFHPLLVDLVKKGIYREELLECYTKEQIDELAECIDYRNDLLFDYIGLLTLAERYLAHDFDGKVMELPQERYMVIAMYLMHQEPAERRMDLVKEAYWAMSNMYMTAATPTMSNAGKKVAGQLSSCFIDTVDDSLEGIFDSNTDVARLSKMGGGIGVYLGKVRARGSDIRGHKNTSSGVIPWIRQLNNTAVSVDQLGTRKGAIAVYLDVFHKDILAFLDLKLNNGDERMRAHDVFHGICLPDLFMERVASRGEWSLFCPHETKKVMGWKDENGRPLGLEDFYDESVGEGAFREKYEEAVNHPLLSRITVQAIDIMKRVMKSQLETGTPYMFYRDTVNRANPNSAHGMVYSSNLCTEIMQNQSATVVEKEELVTKDGQTRIVISKVPGDFVVCNLNSIHLARAVPHDVLERLIPIQVRMLDNVIDINNIEVLQAQYTNSQYRAVGLGTFGLHHLLALEGIRWESEEAVTYNDNLYEKINYLLVKASMELSKEKGHYPKFQGSDWQTGKYFDQRDYTTGERVGQFVTTEQWKELQAQVQQNGVRNAWLFAIAPNGSTSIIAGSTASIDPLYELLSYEEKTTYKIANPAPDLSEKTIWYYKTAFMVDQHASINMAAARQRHVDQGQSFNLYVRPDIKATEFLELHLHAWRAGIKSTYYVRSRALTIEECDSCAS from the coding sequence ATGCCACAAGTTGTGACCAAGCCGAACAACCGCCAGCTTGCCTTTGATGATATGCGCATCTCGGTATATGCAGATCGTATTCTGGAAGGACTGGACATGCTCGACAAGGAACGTCTGGTACGCGGGGTAAACAGCAAGCTCCGTCGTGACGAAGTGACCGGAGACGAGATCAGCAACGCTTTTATGATGAGCGCGCTGGAACTGGTAACGAAGGAAGAGCCTAACTGGAAATTTGCAGCGGCACGCTCCCTGCTTACTTCCCTTTACAAGAAAGCGGCAACCAACCGCAGATACAAATCTTACCCAGAAGAGCCTTACGGTGCTTTCCACCCGCTTCTAGTGGATCTTGTGAAGAAAGGCATCTACCGCGAAGAACTGCTGGAATGTTACACCAAAGAGCAGATCGACGAACTTGCTGAATGCATCGACTACCGAAACGATCTGTTGTTCGACTACATCGGCTTGCTCACACTGGCAGAACGTTACCTGGCTCATGATTTTGACGGAAAAGTCATGGAGCTGCCTCAAGAGCGTTACATGGTTATCGCGATGTACCTGATGCATCAGGAGCCTGCTGAGAGACGTATGGATCTCGTTAAAGAAGCTTACTGGGCAATGAGCAACATGTACATGACGGCAGCTACACCTACAATGTCCAATGCGGGCAAAAAGGTGGCTGGACAACTCTCCAGCTGTTTCATTGATACCGTGGATGATTCCCTTGAGGGCATCTTCGATTCCAACACAGATGTAGCACGTCTCAGCAAAATGGGCGGCGGCATCGGCGTTTACCTCGGTAAAGTCAGAGCTCGCGGTTCGGACATCCGTGGTCACAAAAACACAAGTTCTGGCGTAATCCCTTGGATTCGTCAACTGAATAATACTGCGGTCAGCGTAGACCAGCTCGGAACACGTAAAGGTGCGATCGCCGTTTATCTGGACGTTTTCCACAAAGACATTCTGGCCTTCCTTGATCTGAAGCTGAACAATGGTGACGAGCGGATGCGTGCGCATGACGTATTCCACGGCATCTGCCTGCCTGACCTGTTCATGGAGCGAGTAGCGAGCCGCGGCGAATGGAGTCTGTTCTGCCCGCATGAAACGAAAAAAGTGATGGGCTGGAAAGACGAGAACGGTCGTCCACTCGGACTGGAAGATTTCTATGATGAGTCCGTAGGCGAAGGCGCGTTCCGTGAGAAATATGAAGAAGCGGTCAACCACCCGCTGTTGTCCCGGATCACGGTTCAGGCGATTGACATCATGAAACGTGTTATGAAATCCCAACTGGAAACCGGTACGCCTTACATGTTCTACCGGGATACGGTTAACCGTGCGAACCCGAACAGTGCACACGGCATGGTGTACTCTTCCAACCTTTGTACGGAAATCATGCAGAACCAATCTGCAACTGTTGTTGAAAAGGAAGAACTCGTAACCAAAGATGGACAAACCCGCATCGTGATTTCCAAAGTGCCGGGCGACTTCGTAGTCTGCAACCTGAACTCCATTCACTTGGCACGTGCTGTACCTCATGATGTATTGGAGCGTCTGATACCGATTCAGGTTCGTATGCTGGACAACGTAATCGACATTAACAACATTGAAGTACTGCAAGCCCAATACACCAACAGTCAATACCGTGCGGTTGGTCTGGGAACATTCGGACTCCATCACCTACTTGCTCTTGAAGGCATTCGTTGGGAATCGGAAGAAGCAGTCACTTATAACGATAACTTGTATGAAAAAATTAACTATTTGCTCGTAAAAGCCAGCATGGAGCTGTCCAAGGAAAAAGGACATTATCCGAAATTCCAAGGTTCCGATTGGCAAACGGGTAAATACTTCGACCAACGGGATTACACGACTGGTGAACGCGTAGGTCAATTCGTTACAACTGAACAATGGAAAGAACTGCAAGCACAAGTACAGCAAAACGGTGTACGTAACGCCTGGCTGTTCGCTATTGCACCAAATGGTTCAACATCCATCATTGCCGGTTCAACAGCCAGCATTGATCCGCTTTACGAACTGTTGTCTTATGAAGAGAAAACGACATATAAGATTGCCAACCCGGCACCTGACCTGTCCGAAAAAACGATCTGGTACTACAAAACAGCGTTCATGGTGGATCAACATGCTTCCATCAATATGGCTGCCGCCCGTCAGCGTCACGTCGATCAGGGACAAAGTTTCAACTTGTATGTTCGTCCAGATATCAAAGCAACGGAATTCCTGGAACTGCATCTGCACGCCTGGAGAGCCGGCATTAAATCAACTTATTATGTCCGCAGTCGGGCATTGACTATTGAAGAATGCGATTCTTGCGCAAGCTAA
- a CDS encoding ribonucleotide-diphosphate reductase subunit beta, whose translation MQLQKIFNTEAPNQSTRIIEGECSGILNWNDIRMPHMYKLYKVLLLNHWIADEIPMSKDASQFAQLDPEEQRTFKVNISLLAVLDSMQTMFVGDVKRYFTDSSLEAISAIIGQQEVVHNQSYSYVLSSIVSDREQKEIFEYWKHDPVLLDRNRFIADIYQTFRDNPSPQTFFQAMVADLVLEGIFFYSTFAFFYNLARDQKMMATSQMISYIQRDENQHCYFFAEVYKQLLVDFPELNTPENMDYVYKTINRAVELETNWAHYTLSNVRGIDLNELEDYIKYIANKRLRLMGMEKAYEGVDVNCMPWIKPFSDEALNATKTDFFEAKSRNYGKVGDDNGFDDL comes from the coding sequence ATGCAATTGCAGAAAATTTTCAATACCGAAGCGCCTAACCAGTCTACCCGTATCATTGAAGGGGAATGCTCAGGCATTCTGAACTGGAACGATATTCGTATGCCTCATATGTACAAACTATATAAAGTACTGCTGCTCAACCACTGGATCGCGGATGAAATTCCAATGTCCAAGGATGCTTCCCAATTTGCCCAATTGGACCCGGAAGAACAGCGTACATTCAAAGTCAATATCTCCCTGCTCGCTGTATTGGACTCCATGCAAACAATGTTTGTAGGTGACGTGAAACGTTATTTCACGGATTCCTCACTGGAAGCGATCTCGGCAATCATCGGACAACAGGAAGTTGTACACAACCAATCGTACTCTTACGTTCTGTCCTCCATCGTATCCGATCGGGAGCAAAAGGAAATTTTTGAATACTGGAAACATGATCCGGTGCTGCTTGACCGTAACCGGTTCATCGCGGACATCTACCAAACCTTCCGGGATAACCCGTCTCCACAGACGTTCTTCCAGGCTATGGTAGCCGATCTGGTACTTGAAGGTATTTTCTTCTATAGTACATTTGCCTTCTTCTACAACCTGGCCCGTGACCAGAAGATGATGGCAACCAGCCAAATGATCTCTTATATTCAGCGTGACGAGAACCAACACTGCTACTTCTTCGCTGAAGTGTACAAACAGCTGTTGGTAGACTTCCCTGAACTGAACACACCAGAGAACATGGACTATGTGTACAAAACGATTAACCGTGCCGTTGAACTCGAAACCAACTGGGCGCACTACACACTCAGCAATGTACGCGGAATTGACCTGAATGAGTTGGAAGACTACATCAAGTACATCGCTAACAAACGTCTGCGTCTGATGGGTATGGAAAAAGCTTATGAAGGCGTGGATGTGAACTGCATGCCTTGGATCAAACCATTCTCCGACGAAGCGCTGAATGCGACGAAAACAGACTTCTTCGAAGCCAAATCCCGTAACTACGGCAAAGTCGGCGACGATAACGGATTTGACGATCTGTAA
- a CDS encoding SMI1/KNR4 family protein gives MQSELLEQLQSWHEQDEFGRIIERIEAIPETERDYNLIGQLARAYNNTGRYREAVEQLLSVHQQGASDPLWQYRLGYAYCYIANYEQALLAFERADELMPHDESTLEFLRQIRPEADKMRRDRQRHEEELAAFKQSGIQNHLRAASGTYDPATFWVQSDYAQDNHVSDPFDEEEIVSIEQELGYKLPASYIQLMNTQNGGIPALTVFPTKEATSWAEDHIAISSLMGIGHDKIYALAGELGSRFMIEDWGYPDLGIVICDCPSAGHDVVMLDYRFCGPEGEPCVVHVDQENDYEITYLAPNFEAFIRGLVDEDTYDLSDEENED, from the coding sequence ATGCAAAGTGAACTGTTGGAACAACTCCAATCGTGGCATGAGCAGGATGAATTTGGACGTATCATTGAACGTATTGAAGCTATACCGGAAACGGAACGAGACTATAATCTCATCGGCCAGCTCGCCAGAGCTTATAATAATACAGGGCGTTATCGCGAAGCTGTCGAGCAATTGCTTTCTGTTCATCAACAAGGGGCATCTGACCCGCTCTGGCAATATCGCTTGGGTTACGCGTACTGTTATATCGCCAACTATGAACAAGCACTTTTGGCTTTTGAGAGAGCGGACGAACTCATGCCGCACGATGAATCTACCTTGGAATTCCTTCGTCAGATTCGTCCCGAAGCGGACAAGATGCGTCGAGATCGCCAGCGTCATGAAGAGGAGCTTGCCGCATTCAAGCAGAGCGGTATACAGAACCATCTAAGAGCCGCTTCAGGGACTTATGATCCTGCAACGTTCTGGGTACAGAGCGATTATGCGCAGGACAATCATGTATCAGACCCATTTGACGAAGAAGAAATTGTGTCTATTGAGCAAGAACTAGGTTACAAGCTGCCCGCATCCTATATTCAACTGATGAATACGCAGAACGGCGGTATACCTGCGCTCACTGTATTTCCCACCAAAGAAGCAACTTCATGGGCTGAGGATCACATCGCCATTTCAAGCCTTATGGGAATCGGACACGATAAAATATACGCACTCGCTGGTGAGCTGGGAAGTCGGTTCATGATCGAAGATTGGGGATACCCCGATCTGGGGATTGTGATCTGTGATTGTCCATCCGCTGGTCATGATGTCGTTATGCTGGATTATCGCTTCTGTGGTCCTGAAGGTGAACCCTGTGTAGTTCATGTGGATCAGGAAAATGATTATGAGATTACATATCTTGCGCCGAATTTTGAAGCTTTCATCCGTGGATTGGTCGATGAGGATACGTATGACCTGTCTGACGAAGAGAATGAGGACTAA
- a CDS encoding phosphotransferase family protein — protein sequence MTTRIYFGSNQLGEVAAVSLQDALNELDLGTLEDYRRTDKGVMGQTLLIRSSRGEYVLKGNPLYAGQLQEEKFFVEQLAKHTSIPVPDPYLLHEDTHLLGWSYAIMPRLPGNHLYDPTFQASLSQQDQEEIACMFAHTLAELHRWKVPDAGEYDPVAKQIVSFAGDYLDWLYGTIRHWLHDAEQYSVITDEDVQWVDEQFKNAEPAFRSKAVPGFVMGDFKVENILIQNLDGPSSGWQISGLFDFTTSYFGDGTADLTKISTRYVREGQPELAAQFLRCYRDLVRTADEEKNQHFRARLSVHLLYQRILWWGEAKATGQVTWAADLPFAQWAEQSIDSILALLDE from the coding sequence ATGACAACCCGTATATATTTTGGTTCCAATCAACTTGGCGAAGTGGCCGCAGTTTCATTGCAGGATGCGCTGAATGAGCTTGACCTGGGAACCCTTGAAGATTATCGACGAACGGATAAAGGGGTTATGGGTCAGACCCTGCTCATTCGCTCTTCCCGTGGAGAGTATGTTCTGAAAGGCAATCCTTTATATGCAGGACAGTTACAGGAAGAAAAGTTCTTTGTAGAACAACTGGCGAAACATACGTCCATTCCTGTCCCTGATCCATATTTATTACATGAAGATACTCATCTGCTAGGCTGGAGTTATGCGATAATGCCGCGCCTGCCCGGGAATCACCTGTATGATCCAACTTTCCAGGCTTCACTGTCACAGCAAGATCAGGAAGAGATCGCCTGTATGTTTGCCCATACTTTGGCTGAACTGCACCGCTGGAAGGTGCCTGATGCCGGGGAGTATGACCCTGTAGCGAAGCAGATTGTTTCCTTTGCGGGCGATTATCTGGACTGGTTGTACGGAACCATTCGTCACTGGTTACATGATGCTGAACAGTATTCGGTGATTACGGATGAAGATGTGCAGTGGGTGGACGAGCAATTCAAGAATGCTGAACCGGCATTTCGTTCCAAAGCTGTTCCGGGATTTGTCATGGGAGACTTCAAGGTCGAGAATATTCTGATTCAAAATCTGGACGGCCCTTCTTCAGGGTGGCAGATTAGTGGTCTGTTCGATTTTACAACCTCCTATTTCGGAGACGGCACAGCCGACTTAACCAAAATATCCACCAGGTATGTTCGTGAGGGTCAACCAGAACTGGCCGCACAGTTCCTTCGCTGCTACCGGGATCTGGTCCGTACAGCAGATGAAGAGAAAAACCAACACTTCCGTGCACGCCTCAGCGTGCATCTGCTGTATCAACGTATCTTATGGTGGGGTGAAGCCAAAGCGACAGGACAAGTGACGTGGGCAGCTGACCTTCCTTTTGCACAATGGGCGGAGCAGTCCATCGATTCGATTCTCGCATTGCTGGATGAGTAG
- a CDS encoding S9 family peptidase, which yields MIQFPKPDVEQYFQTYRISHFAVSADEKRLFFDSNLNGQPNIWAMDLPGGYPYPLTYLNQSSQFIKPDPEGRHILTAFDRDGDENYHLYALQPEGGVPFPVVPAEPNDRCYFSHLSEDGQRLYYMTSRDNPNYLNSRRINLETGEDELLHQGEEVTSNLVTVSSDEQAYVILNVYSNTYQTAYVYRNGQSESIIPVSERQSQVSYVLFADNNRLLMITNDNEPYTYVAEYRLDTHEFRPLCKVEGEDVDIIRWHKDSETLYFWTFTGPENRMYALDKGSEQPRRMDMPLDTVEDVTVTKAGNVYILGRGAIQPHNIYRLMAGSESWEPLTANRVTGLDPSDLVYPDVIRYNSYDGLEIEALFFNAKPEQANGYTVFWPHGGPQASEAKFFRPMFQMMLAQGYHIFAPNFRGSTGYGAEFGKMVERDWGEGPRLDCVAGINWLFDEGISSPDRLFVVGGSYGGYMTLLLAGRHPELFRAAVDIFGPSNLFTFLESVPEDWKPMMDNWLGDPVRDRERLTKDSPITYLDQMVNPMLVIQGANDPRVVKAESDQIVAALQGKGVDVEYIVLDDEGHGFSRKTNEILVYRRMLEFLQKHQESPVTQA from the coding sequence ATGATTCAGTTTCCCAAACCGGATGTAGAACAGTATTTCCAGACGTATCGGATTTCCCATTTTGCCGTATCGGCCGATGAGAAACGTTTGTTTTTTGACAGCAATCTGAATGGCCAGCCCAATATCTGGGCGATGGATCTGCCGGGTGGCTACCCGTATCCTTTGACATATTTGAATCAGAGCAGCCAGTTTATCAAACCAGACCCAGAAGGACGTCATATTCTCACGGCGTTTGATCGGGACGGGGATGAGAATTATCATCTGTATGCACTTCAACCGGAAGGCGGGGTCCCATTTCCTGTCGTTCCGGCAGAGCCCAATGATCGTTGTTATTTCTCCCATCTGTCCGAGGATGGACAGCGTCTTTATTATATGACAAGTAGGGATAACCCGAACTATCTCAATTCACGCCGGATTAACCTGGAAACGGGAGAGGATGAGCTGCTGCATCAGGGGGAAGAGGTCACAAGCAATCTGGTTACTGTGAGTTCGGATGAACAGGCCTATGTGATCTTGAATGTATACTCCAATACCTACCAGACAGCATACGTGTATCGGAACGGTCAGTCAGAATCCATTATTCCAGTCTCCGAGCGGCAGAGTCAGGTCTCGTATGTCTTATTTGCAGACAATAATCGGCTTCTGATGATTACAAATGATAATGAACCGTACACCTATGTGGCCGAATACCGGCTGGATACTCATGAATTTCGTCCTCTGTGCAAAGTGGAGGGAGAAGACGTGGATATCATCCGCTGGCACAAGGATTCAGAGACGTTATACTTCTGGACGTTTACAGGTCCCGAGAATCGGATGTACGCGCTGGACAAAGGTTCGGAGCAGCCTCGGCGTATGGACATGCCACTGGATACGGTGGAAGATGTGACGGTTACCAAGGCCGGCAATGTGTATATCTTGGGGCGTGGAGCTATCCAGCCGCATAATATCTATCGGTTGATGGCAGGTAGTGAGTCCTGGGAACCGTTGACTGCGAATCGGGTAACAGGGCTTGATCCGAGCGATCTCGTCTACCCGGATGTCATTCGATATAACTCCTATGACGGACTGGAGATCGAAGCGCTTTTTTTCAACGCGAAGCCGGAGCAGGCGAATGGTTACACAGTATTTTGGCCGCATGGGGGGCCACAGGCATCGGAAGCGAAATTCTTCCGTCCGATGTTCCAAATGATGCTGGCTCAGGGTTATCATATTTTTGCTCCGAACTTCCGAGGGAGCACTGGATATGGCGCCGAGTTTGGCAAAATGGTCGAGAGAGATTGGGGCGAGGGCCCAAGGCTGGACTGTGTTGCCGGTATAAACTGGCTCTTTGACGAGGGTATCTCATCACCGGATCGCCTGTTTGTGGTGGGAGGCAGTTACGGCGGGTATATGACCTTGCTGCTGGCAGGGCGTCATCCGGAATTATTCCGCGCTGCGGTCGATATTTTTGGACCTAGTAACCTGTTCACCTTCCTGGAATCCGTGCCGGAAGACTGGAAACCGATGATGGACAACTGGCTGGGTGATCCGGTCCGTGACCGCGAACGTTTAACGAAGGACTCACCAATTACGTATCTCGACCAGATGGTGAACCCGATGCTGGTCATTCAAGGGGCCAATGATCCAAGGGTCGTCAAGGCGGAATCCGATCAGATCGTGGCCGCGTTGCAGGGGAAAGGGGTAGACGTGGAATACATCGTTCTGGATGATGAAGGCCATGGCTTCTCCAGGAAAACGAATGAGATTCTCGTTTATCGGCGGATGCTGGAGTTTTTGCAGAAACATCAGGAGTCACCCGTCACACAGGCTTAA
- the fosB gene encoding metallothiol transferase FosB — translation MNIQGINHLCFSVSNLERSITFYEQALGARIQVKGRKLAYFELAGLWIALNQEDVIRNYTERTYTHIAFTVKEEEFDESVQQLRAAGAHILRGRPRDPKDALSVYFTDPDGHLFELHTGNMKQRLEYYREDKPHMTFYT, via the coding sequence ATGAATATTCAGGGGATTAATCATCTGTGCTTTTCCGTATCCAATCTGGAGCGGTCCATTACCTTTTATGAGCAGGCTCTCGGTGCCCGTATTCAGGTGAAAGGCCGGAAGCTGGCATATTTCGAACTTGCCGGACTGTGGATCGCATTGAATCAGGAAGACGTCATTCGCAACTATACGGAACGAACGTATACACATATTGCCTTTACCGTAAAAGAAGAGGAATTCGACGAATCTGTGCAGCAGCTGCGAGCAGCCGGGGCTCACATTCTTCGCGGAAGACCACGTGACCCTAAGGATGCATTATCTGTGTATTTTACCGATCCCGATGGACATCTGTTCGAGCTACATACCGGAAATATGAAGCAAAGGCTGGAATATTACAGGGAAGACAAACCCCATATGACCTTTTATACGTAA
- a CDS encoding glucose 1-dehydrogenase — MNPVYPFYGEKTVCKPQKLAFPPQHQDLQPGLETLMVPEPISEDPAYIGSCKLEGKVAIITGGDSGIGRAAAIAFAKEGADITIAYLYERTDAERTRERIEELGQRCLLIEIDLRLKKNCEAVIRTTMETFGKIDVLVNNHGVQYVQPSIVDITEEQLYHTFQTNVFAYFFLIQAALPHLCKGASIINTASITAYKGEVQLIDYSSSKGAVVSLTRVLAKSLASEGIRVNCVAPGPIWTPLIPSSFSAEDVQVFGTETPMGRAGQPYELAAAYVYLASRDSSYVTGECIHVNGGDMVTT, encoded by the coding sequence ATGAATCCTGTCTATCCTTTTTACGGTGAGAAAACGGTGTGCAAGCCACAAAAGTTGGCTTTCCCGCCCCAGCATCAGGACCTGCAGCCAGGTCTGGAAACCCTGATGGTGCCTGAACCGATCAGCGAAGATCCTGCTTATATTGGCAGCTGCAAGCTGGAAGGCAAGGTTGCGATTATAACCGGTGGTGACAGTGGAATCGGCAGAGCAGCAGCTATTGCTTTTGCCAAGGAAGGTGCAGATATCACCATCGCTTATTTATATGAACGGACCGACGCCGAAAGGACACGTGAACGCATTGAAGAGCTGGGACAACGGTGTCTGTTAATCGAGATTGATCTGCGGTTGAAGAAAAACTGCGAGGCTGTCATCCGTACGACCATGGAAACCTTCGGAAAGATCGATGTCCTTGTTAACAATCATGGCGTGCAGTACGTACAGCCGAGCATTGTCGATATTACGGAAGAACAGCTGTACCATACGTTCCAAACGAATGTGTTTGCCTATTTCTTTCTTATTCAGGCGGCTCTCCCGCATCTGTGCAAAGGAGCATCCATCATCAATACAGCTTCCATTACGGCCTATAAAGGTGAAGTGCAGCTGATCGATTACTCATCCAGCAAAGGGGCTGTCGTCTCCCTGACTCGTGTACTCGCCAAATCGCTCGCATCGGAAGGAATCCGGGTGAATTGCGTGGCTCCGGGACCCATCTGGACACCACTCATTCCATCCAGCTTCTCCGCTGAAGATGTACAGGTATTTGGAACCGAGACGCCGATGGGCCGGGCAGGCCAACCTTATGAACTTGCGGCTGCCTACGTCTATCTTGCATCTCGCGACTCCTCCTATGTCACTGGTGAGTGCATTCATGTCAATGGCGGCGACATGGTAACAACCTAG